In Odontesthes bonariensis isolate fOdoBon6 chromosome 6, fOdoBon6.hap1, whole genome shotgun sequence, one genomic interval encodes:
- the kank1a gene encoding KN motif and ankyrin repeat domain-containing protein 1a isoform X1, producing MIADSVVFATCVLWQEVRMRVTEKAQRCPSTGDEKDSVAPYYVETPYGYQLDLDFLKYVDDIERGNTIKKLSIQRKPKVARPLAPRGSTGGASTHGEWTSTDSLSSSNSDEKPSPVFFTSRPQDAAPLTPTLSRSACDVPLHQSYSGVAEQKQLLPPPSPRFAARHNPLVEKTLMETRHRLEQERLLMQPHTEPLMPRRRLASFGGMGSNSSLSSYSGSIATSQISPSTHQPLPLNGHLSNGEHNPYYPPSMGSSIRHSPMSSGMATPVTNVSPLHLQQIREQMVVALKRLKELEEQVKTIPILQVKIAVLQEEKRQLAAQSKNQGPGGFRKRSYSVGSADQMENTGPIQKETELHIMEPEAQEQSTQRLEEFRRLAAEVQALEKTTNSIPETEPQNFRQSRAHQKSIGVVTDENMNNLSAAQKKWQKERCLRDVGVVTECLETRSAAVVVTEAMLGVTSEADKEIELQQQTIEALKEKIYRLEVQLKETTHEMEMGKLKLELQAAGGSNKKKADKGFMVRPEMYHACVEAKVQMRSQGVGDHLEFSHVGADQTLQTHSIGVSCVPSMQSVATGPEIPMHQWVVRERVQVTDQCVGRRVETCHQQVGMELSVCEVGVNTEETVDSLALSRAMTELSKVSRSVGCGDCSVDVIVGPVVTLVSQGTDTECVCKVDCGVMAAPDSATQQTNTEAGVASKSTNTQTADVTDSFTDMGLVTCEKHTNTAATETRTVAAGEGLVKDALTTAKTRSIAVGTITDVTSLLSKSISAKTKECGVGPVSIHDNFLIGLKTRNIACGPSQPAECVTETSSKEAVEVKAEVAAAPLQAQDGVGLDHYIERVQKLLQEQQMLLAENYSELADAFGQPQSQFGSINSQLVSTLSSINSVMKYGSVEDILKLQSDSSKEGAQQLQTPTVESEWSRMERSSSGPTAADTPAQLQQISAAEQKSRMDLQMSTALHGACLVSTGEPCSQNTLKSIMKKKDGRPDSGGTKKNLQFVGVNGGYETTSSDDSSSEESSSSGSEEEDEDEEKEYGGEEGHENVEGRKNREEFQTEGAEDVDKKDEEESPEKKRERYELSEKMPAACNVLKTHLSDPKAVSSKDLRACVNTVQLEWFRVSSQKAAMAAMVEDYLRAFEAISPAVLRHIVNMADGNGNTALHYSVSHSNFQVVKKLLDADMCNVNQQNKAGYTPIMLAALAAVETPKDMCIVEELFSKGDVNARASQAGQTGLMLAVSHGRMDMVRALLAHGADVNIQDDEGSTALMCASEHGHVEIVKLLLAQSGCDATLSDSDESNALSIALEAGHKDIAVLLYAHVNFSKAQSPGTPRLGRKTSPSPTRRGMFD from the exons ATGATCGCAGACTCAGTCGTGTTTGCTACCTGCGTGCTGTGGCAGGAAGTTAGAATGAGAGTTACAG AAAAAGCACAAAGATGCCCGAGCACCGGAGATGAGAAGGACTCTGTGGCCCCGTACTACGTTGAAACTCCCTACGGTTACCAGTTAGACCTGGATTTCCTCAAATATGTCGACGACATTGAGAGGGGCAACACTATTAAGAAGCTGAGCATCCAGAGGAAGCCCAAAGTGGCCAGACCCTTGGCCCCTCGGGGCAGCACCGGCGGGGCCAGCACTCATGGTGAATGGACCTCCACAGACTCTCTGTCCTCTTCCAACAGCGACGAAAAGCCGTCCCCAGTATTCTTCACCTCCAGGCCCCAGGACGCCGCTCCTCTGACCCCCACCCTCTCCCGGTCCGCCTGTGACGTCCCCCTGCATCAGTCCTACTCGGGTGTTGCGGAGCAGAAGCAGCTCCTCCCGCCGCCATCGCCCAGGTTTGCCGCTCGTCACAACCCCCTGGTGGAGAAAACCCTGATGGAGACCCGTCATCGGCTGGAACAGGAGCGCCTGCTCATGCAGCCACACACCGAGCCTCTGATGCCCCGCCGCCGTCTTGCCAGCTTTGGCGGCATGGGCTCCAACAGCTCGCTGTCGTCTTACTCGGGCTCCATTGCCACAAGCCAGATTTCCCCCAGCACCCACCAACCTCTTCCCCTAAACGGACACCTGTCTAACGGAGAGCATAACCCTTACTACCCCCCATCCATGGGCAGTTCCATCCGCCACAGCCCCATGAGCTCTGGCATGGCCACCCCGGTGACTAACGTCAGCCCACTGCACCTGCAGCAAATCCGAGAGCAGATGGTTGTGGCCCTGAAGAGGCTGAAAGAGTTGGAGGAGCAGGTGAAAACCATTCCTATCTTACAGGTGAAGATTGCTGTTCTGCAGGAGGAGAAAAGACAGCTGGCTGCTCAGTCGAAAAATCAAGGCCCCGGCGGCTTCCGCAAGCGCTCCTACAGCGTGGGTAGCGCCGACCAAATGGAGAACACGGGGCCAATCCAAAAAGAAACGGAGCTGCACATCATGGAGCCAGAAGCCCAGGAGCAGAGCACTCAGCGGTTGGAGGAATTCAGGCGCCTGGCCGCCGAGGTCCAAGCTCTGGAGAAGACGACCAATAGCATACCTGAAACAGAGCCTCAAAACTTCAGGCAAAGCCGAGCCCACCAGAAGTCCATTGGTGTGGTTACTGATGAAAATATGAACAACCTTTCCGCTGCTCAGAAGAAGTGGCAAAAAGAACGTTGTCTCCGGGATGTGGGAGTGGTGACGGAGTGTCTGGAGACGCGGAGCGCTGCGGTGGTGGTGACGGAGGCCATGCTGGGTGTGACCAGTGAAGCGGACAAAGAGATTGAGCTCCAGCAGCAAACCATCGAAGCCCTGAAGGAGAAGATCTACCGGCTGGAGGTGCAGCTTAAAGAAACGACTCATGAGATGGAGATGGGAAAGCTAAAGCTGGAGCTCCAAGCAGCTGGAGGGTCGAACAAGAAAAAAGCGGACAAAGGTTTCATGGTCAGGCCGGAGATGTACCACGCCTGCGTGGAGGCCAAAGTTCAGATGCGCAGCCAGGGAGTGGGCGATCATCTGGAGTTCAGCCACGTTGGCGCAGATCAAACTCTGCAGACCCACTCCATAGGAGTGTCCTGTGTGcccagcatgcagagcgttgcCACAGGACCGGAGATCCCAATGCACCAGTGGGTGGTGCGTGAACGTGTGCAGGTAACAGACCAGTGTGTGGGGAGGCGGGTGGAGACGTGCCACCAGCAGGTAGGCATGGAGCTGAGTGTTTGCGAGGTGGGGGTGAACACAGAGGAGACGGTGGACAGCCTGGCCCTCAGCAGAGCCATGACAGAGCTGAGCAAAGTGTCCCGATCGGTTGGCTGTGGGGACTGTTCAGTGGATGTGATCGTTGGTCCCGTCGTGACGTTGGTGTCGCAAGGAACCGACACCGAATGTGTGTGTAAGGTGGACTGTGGAGTTATGGCTGCTCCTGATTCAGCAACTCAGCAGACCAACACCGAGGCAGGAGTCGCGAGCAAGTCAACCAACACACAAACAGCCGACGTAACGGACTCGTTCACTGACATGGGGCTGGTCACTTGTGagaagcacacaaacacagcagcgACTGAAACCAGGACAGTGGCTGCCGGGGAGGGACTCGTCAAAGATGCTCTTACGACGGCAAAGACTCGTTCCATCGCTGTCGGAACCATCACAGATGTGACGTCACTTCTCAGCAAGTCAATCTCAGCTAAAACCAAAGAATGTGGGGTGGGGCCAGTTAGCATCCATGACAACTTCTTGATTGGTTTAAAAACCAGAAACATAGCATGTGGCCCGTCCCAGCCAGCTGAATgtgttacagaaaccagcagcaagGAGGCTGTGGAGGTGAAGGCCGAGGTGGCGGCGGCGCCGTTGCAGGCGCAGGACGGCGTCGGACTGGATCATTACATCGAGAGGGTGCAGAAGCTGCTGCAGGAGCAGCAGATGCTGCTAGCAGAGAACTACAGCGAGCTGGCGGATGCTTTTGGCCAGCCTCAGTCCCAGTTCGGGTCCATCAACAGTCAGCTGGTGAGCACACTCTCCTCCATCAACTCGGTCATGAAGTATGGAAGCGTTGAGGACATCCTGAAGCTGCAGTCAGACTCCAGCAAAG AGGGCGCTCAGCAGCTCCAGACACCAACTGTGGAGTCGGAGTGGTCACGGATGGAGAGATCTTCTTCAGGCCCGACGGCAGCGGACACACCTGCACAGCTGCAGCAAATCAGCGCAGCCGAGCAGAAGAGCCGCATGGACCTGCAGATGTCCACAGCACTTCATG GAGCTTGTCTGGTCTCTACAGGAGAGCCGTGCAGTCAGAACACCCTGAAATCCATCATGAAGAAGAAAGATGGCCGGCCGGACTCCGGCGGCACCAAGAAGAACCTGCAGTTCGTCGGAGTGAACGGAGG ATATGAAACCACGTCAAGCGACGACTCCAGCTCGGAGGAAAGCAGCTCCTCCGGctcagaggaagaggatgaagatgaggagAAGGAGTATGGAGGAGAGGAGGGGCACGAGAATGTGGAGGGGAGGAAAAACAGGGAGGAGTTCCAAACAGAGGGAGCAGAGGATGTGGATAAGAAGGATGAAGAGGAAAGTccagagaagaaaagagagag GTACGAGTTAAGCGAGAAGATGCCGGCTGCATGCAACGTCCTCAAAACTCACCTCAGTGACCCGAAGGCTGTGAGCAGTAAAGATCTG AGAGCCTGTGTCAACACGGTGCAGCTGGAGTGGTTCCGTGTGTCCAGCCAGAAGGCGGCGATGGCGGCAATGGTGGAGGACTACCTGAGGGCCTTTGAAGCGATCTCGCCGGCCGTGCTGCGGCACATTGTCAACATGGCCGACGGCAACGGCAACACGGCGCTGCACTACAGCGTGTCGCACTCCAACTTCCAGGTGGTGAAGAAGCTGCTGGATGCCG acATGTGTAACGTGAACCAGCAGAACAAGGCTGGGTACACGCCCATCATGCTCGCTGCGTTGGCTGCCGTGGAAACGCCCAAGGACATGTGTATTGTGGAGGAGCTCTTCAGCAAGGGTGACGTGAACGCCCGAGCCAGTCAG GCCGGTCAGACGGGCCTGATGCTGGCGGTCAGTCACGGCAGGATGGACATGGTTCGGGCCCTCCTGGCTCACGGGGCCGACGTCAACATCCAGGACGACGAGGGCTCCACGGCGCTGATGTGTGCCAGCGAACACGGCCACGTCGAGATCGTCAAACTGCTGCTGGCGCAGTCCGGCTGTGACGCCACGCTCAGCGACAGC GATGAGAGCAATGCTCTGTCCATCGCTCTGGAAGCGGGTCACAAAGACATCGCAGTGTTGCTGTATGCGCATGTCAACTTCTCCAAAGCCCAGTCACCA GGAACGCCTCGACTGGGCAGAAAGACTTCACCGAGTCCCACTCGGAGGGGCATGTTCGATTAG
- the kank1a gene encoding KN motif and ankyrin repeat domain-containing protein 1a isoform X3, producing the protein MAQTLQVNGKGPEKAQRCPSTGDEKDSVAPYYVETPYGYQLDLDFLKYVDDIERGNTIKKLSIQRKPKVARPLAPRGSTGGASTHGEWTSTDSLSSSNSDEKPSPVFFTSRPQDAAPLTPTLSRSACDVPLHQSYSGVAEQKQLLPPPSPRFAARHNPLVEKTLMETRHRLEQERLLMQPHTEPLMPRRRLASFGGMGSNSSLSSYSGSIATSQISPSTHQPLPLNGHLSNGEHNPYYPPSMGSSIRHSPMSSGMATPVTNVSPLHLQQIREQMVVALKRLKELEEQVKTIPILQVKIAVLQEEKRQLAAQSKNQGPGGFRKRSYSVGSADQMENTGPIQKETELHIMEPEAQEQSTQRLEEFRRLAAEVQALEKTTNSIPETEPQNFRQSRAHQKSIGVVTDENMNNLSAAQKKWQKERCLRDVGVVTECLETRSAAVVVTEAMLGVTSEADKEIELQQQTIEALKEKIYRLEVQLKETTHEMEMGKLKLELQAAGGSNKKKADKGFMVRPEMYHACVEAKVQMRSQGVGDHLEFSHVGADQTLQTHSIGVSCVPSMQSVATGPEIPMHQWVVRERVQVTDQCVGRRVETCHQQVGMELSVCEVGVNTEETVDSLALSRAMTELSKVSRSVGCGDCSVDVIVGPVVTLVSQGTDTECVCKVDCGVMAAPDSATQQTNTEAGVASKSTNTQTADVTDSFTDMGLVTCEKHTNTAATETRTVAAGEGLVKDALTTAKTRSIAVGTITDVTSLLSKSISAKTKECGVGPVSIHDNFLIGLKTRNIACGPSQPAECVTETSSKEAVEVKAEVAAAPLQAQDGVGLDHYIERVQKLLQEQQMLLAENYSELADAFGQPQSQFGSINSQLVSTLSSINSVMKYGSVEDILKLQSDSSKEGAQQLQTPTVESEWSRMERSSSGPTAADTPAQLQQISAAEQKSRMDLQMSTALHGACLVSTGEPCSQNTLKSIMKKKDGRPDSGGTKKNLQFVGVNGGYETTSSDDSSSEESSSSGSEEEDEDEEKEYGGEEGHENVEGRKNREEFQTEGAEDVDKKDEEESPEKKRERYELSEKMPAACNVLKTHLSDPKAVSSKDLRACVNTVQLEWFRVSSQKAAMAAMVEDYLRAFEAISPAVLRHIVNMADGNGNTALHYSVSHSNFQVVKKLLDADMCNVNQQNKAGYTPIMLAALAAVETPKDMCIVEELFSKGDVNARASQAGQTGLMLAVSHGRMDMVRALLAHGADVNIQDDEGSTALMCASEHGHVEIVKLLLAQSGCDATLSDSDESNALSIALEAGHKDIAVLLYAHVNFSKAQSPGTPRLGRKTSPSPTRRGMFD; encoded by the exons ATGGCTCAAACCCTGCAGGTGAACGGCAAAGGCCCAG AAAAAGCACAAAGATGCCCGAGCACCGGAGATGAGAAGGACTCTGTGGCCCCGTACTACGTTGAAACTCCCTACGGTTACCAGTTAGACCTGGATTTCCTCAAATATGTCGACGACATTGAGAGGGGCAACACTATTAAGAAGCTGAGCATCCAGAGGAAGCCCAAAGTGGCCAGACCCTTGGCCCCTCGGGGCAGCACCGGCGGGGCCAGCACTCATGGTGAATGGACCTCCACAGACTCTCTGTCCTCTTCCAACAGCGACGAAAAGCCGTCCCCAGTATTCTTCACCTCCAGGCCCCAGGACGCCGCTCCTCTGACCCCCACCCTCTCCCGGTCCGCCTGTGACGTCCCCCTGCATCAGTCCTACTCGGGTGTTGCGGAGCAGAAGCAGCTCCTCCCGCCGCCATCGCCCAGGTTTGCCGCTCGTCACAACCCCCTGGTGGAGAAAACCCTGATGGAGACCCGTCATCGGCTGGAACAGGAGCGCCTGCTCATGCAGCCACACACCGAGCCTCTGATGCCCCGCCGCCGTCTTGCCAGCTTTGGCGGCATGGGCTCCAACAGCTCGCTGTCGTCTTACTCGGGCTCCATTGCCACAAGCCAGATTTCCCCCAGCACCCACCAACCTCTTCCCCTAAACGGACACCTGTCTAACGGAGAGCATAACCCTTACTACCCCCCATCCATGGGCAGTTCCATCCGCCACAGCCCCATGAGCTCTGGCATGGCCACCCCGGTGACTAACGTCAGCCCACTGCACCTGCAGCAAATCCGAGAGCAGATGGTTGTGGCCCTGAAGAGGCTGAAAGAGTTGGAGGAGCAGGTGAAAACCATTCCTATCTTACAGGTGAAGATTGCTGTTCTGCAGGAGGAGAAAAGACAGCTGGCTGCTCAGTCGAAAAATCAAGGCCCCGGCGGCTTCCGCAAGCGCTCCTACAGCGTGGGTAGCGCCGACCAAATGGAGAACACGGGGCCAATCCAAAAAGAAACGGAGCTGCACATCATGGAGCCAGAAGCCCAGGAGCAGAGCACTCAGCGGTTGGAGGAATTCAGGCGCCTGGCCGCCGAGGTCCAAGCTCTGGAGAAGACGACCAATAGCATACCTGAAACAGAGCCTCAAAACTTCAGGCAAAGCCGAGCCCACCAGAAGTCCATTGGTGTGGTTACTGATGAAAATATGAACAACCTTTCCGCTGCTCAGAAGAAGTGGCAAAAAGAACGTTGTCTCCGGGATGTGGGAGTGGTGACGGAGTGTCTGGAGACGCGGAGCGCTGCGGTGGTGGTGACGGAGGCCATGCTGGGTGTGACCAGTGAAGCGGACAAAGAGATTGAGCTCCAGCAGCAAACCATCGAAGCCCTGAAGGAGAAGATCTACCGGCTGGAGGTGCAGCTTAAAGAAACGACTCATGAGATGGAGATGGGAAAGCTAAAGCTGGAGCTCCAAGCAGCTGGAGGGTCGAACAAGAAAAAAGCGGACAAAGGTTTCATGGTCAGGCCGGAGATGTACCACGCCTGCGTGGAGGCCAAAGTTCAGATGCGCAGCCAGGGAGTGGGCGATCATCTGGAGTTCAGCCACGTTGGCGCAGATCAAACTCTGCAGACCCACTCCATAGGAGTGTCCTGTGTGcccagcatgcagagcgttgcCACAGGACCGGAGATCCCAATGCACCAGTGGGTGGTGCGTGAACGTGTGCAGGTAACAGACCAGTGTGTGGGGAGGCGGGTGGAGACGTGCCACCAGCAGGTAGGCATGGAGCTGAGTGTTTGCGAGGTGGGGGTGAACACAGAGGAGACGGTGGACAGCCTGGCCCTCAGCAGAGCCATGACAGAGCTGAGCAAAGTGTCCCGATCGGTTGGCTGTGGGGACTGTTCAGTGGATGTGATCGTTGGTCCCGTCGTGACGTTGGTGTCGCAAGGAACCGACACCGAATGTGTGTGTAAGGTGGACTGTGGAGTTATGGCTGCTCCTGATTCAGCAACTCAGCAGACCAACACCGAGGCAGGAGTCGCGAGCAAGTCAACCAACACACAAACAGCCGACGTAACGGACTCGTTCACTGACATGGGGCTGGTCACTTGTGagaagcacacaaacacagcagcgACTGAAACCAGGACAGTGGCTGCCGGGGAGGGACTCGTCAAAGATGCTCTTACGACGGCAAAGACTCGTTCCATCGCTGTCGGAACCATCACAGATGTGACGTCACTTCTCAGCAAGTCAATCTCAGCTAAAACCAAAGAATGTGGGGTGGGGCCAGTTAGCATCCATGACAACTTCTTGATTGGTTTAAAAACCAGAAACATAGCATGTGGCCCGTCCCAGCCAGCTGAATgtgttacagaaaccagcagcaagGAGGCTGTGGAGGTGAAGGCCGAGGTGGCGGCGGCGCCGTTGCAGGCGCAGGACGGCGTCGGACTGGATCATTACATCGAGAGGGTGCAGAAGCTGCTGCAGGAGCAGCAGATGCTGCTAGCAGAGAACTACAGCGAGCTGGCGGATGCTTTTGGCCAGCCTCAGTCCCAGTTCGGGTCCATCAACAGTCAGCTGGTGAGCACACTCTCCTCCATCAACTCGGTCATGAAGTATGGAAGCGTTGAGGACATCCTGAAGCTGCAGTCAGACTCCAGCAAAG AGGGCGCTCAGCAGCTCCAGACACCAACTGTGGAGTCGGAGTGGTCACGGATGGAGAGATCTTCTTCAGGCCCGACGGCAGCGGACACACCTGCACAGCTGCAGCAAATCAGCGCAGCCGAGCAGAAGAGCCGCATGGACCTGCAGATGTCCACAGCACTTCATG GAGCTTGTCTGGTCTCTACAGGAGAGCCGTGCAGTCAGAACACCCTGAAATCCATCATGAAGAAGAAAGATGGCCGGCCGGACTCCGGCGGCACCAAGAAGAACCTGCAGTTCGTCGGAGTGAACGGAGG ATATGAAACCACGTCAAGCGACGACTCCAGCTCGGAGGAAAGCAGCTCCTCCGGctcagaggaagaggatgaagatgaggagAAGGAGTATGGAGGAGAGGAGGGGCACGAGAATGTGGAGGGGAGGAAAAACAGGGAGGAGTTCCAAACAGAGGGAGCAGAGGATGTGGATAAGAAGGATGAAGAGGAAAGTccagagaagaaaagagagag GTACGAGTTAAGCGAGAAGATGCCGGCTGCATGCAACGTCCTCAAAACTCACCTCAGTGACCCGAAGGCTGTGAGCAGTAAAGATCTG AGAGCCTGTGTCAACACGGTGCAGCTGGAGTGGTTCCGTGTGTCCAGCCAGAAGGCGGCGATGGCGGCAATGGTGGAGGACTACCTGAGGGCCTTTGAAGCGATCTCGCCGGCCGTGCTGCGGCACATTGTCAACATGGCCGACGGCAACGGCAACACGGCGCTGCACTACAGCGTGTCGCACTCCAACTTCCAGGTGGTGAAGAAGCTGCTGGATGCCG acATGTGTAACGTGAACCAGCAGAACAAGGCTGGGTACACGCCCATCATGCTCGCTGCGTTGGCTGCCGTGGAAACGCCCAAGGACATGTGTATTGTGGAGGAGCTCTTCAGCAAGGGTGACGTGAACGCCCGAGCCAGTCAG GCCGGTCAGACGGGCCTGATGCTGGCGGTCAGTCACGGCAGGATGGACATGGTTCGGGCCCTCCTGGCTCACGGGGCCGACGTCAACATCCAGGACGACGAGGGCTCCACGGCGCTGATGTGTGCCAGCGAACACGGCCACGTCGAGATCGTCAAACTGCTGCTGGCGCAGTCCGGCTGTGACGCCACGCTCAGCGACAGC GATGAGAGCAATGCTCTGTCCATCGCTCTGGAAGCGGGTCACAAAGACATCGCAGTGTTGCTGTATGCGCATGTCAACTTCTCCAAAGCCCAGTCACCA GGAACGCCTCGACTGGGCAGAAAGACTTCACCGAGTCCCACTCGGAGGGGCATGTTCGATTAG